Part of the Sporomusaceae bacterium FL31 genome, ATCACCGAAATTCCCATAAGGGGCTACACGAACATCTAATCCGACGTATTTAATATCTACAGCAATTTTTTTAGACAGTAAACTAGCGGCAACTAACGTTGGTATATTTTGCGCTTCATGTTGTTGCCGTAACCTGAACATTCGTCCATCAAGAGGGACAAAATTACCATCAGCCAAAAAATGCGCATATTTAGATGTTGCTAATGTTTCACTCACTTCTTTGAGTGTCAGCAATACTTTATACCCAGATATCTGTGCTAGACTATCGATCCCACCAGCTGGTCGCCCAGGGACCCCAACCTTTGGCACAGTTGCACCGGCAGAAATTAAATAAAGCGGAGAGACCAATGTAGTTAAGGAAGATGGTCCTCCCGTTGATGCAACATCCGCCGTAAATGGATCATCAAGAATAATCGAGGTACTTGATTCTGCAAGTTTACTTGCGAGCATTGCTGCAACTTCTACATTATAGGGATAATATTCCTTAATACAATTTACGACTTCCAATATTTCCTTGTCTGTGGAAAATACTGAAATTGCAGATAGTCCTCTTATATTCTTTCCCGTACCGCATCCCCCCCCCGATAATGATACATTTCAAGATGGTGTTTTATTATCTCTGCCTGCACACGTGAGAAAGCTGGTGGTAATGCATTTCCAATCATCATCGCGACCGCATACCTTCCCCTTTTCAAGGAAAACGTATAATCTCCAGGGAATGTCTGTAATAGTGCCGCTTCCCGCAATGTTATGGCTCTATCCTCTGTTGGATGAATAAAACGTCCTTTTGAGGGGTTTATACATCCGCCCGTTATTGTTGGAGCGACATCATCCCATTTCATTCGACCGTAAACATCATAAAAGCCTCTTAACTCTGTATGACATTTTAATACCATATCAGGACTAAGTGCTGAGCGACTCCCTCCGTCTTTAGGAATCGCTTTTATGAGCCGCATAACACGTTCTGACCGGCGTTCAGTATCCTTATGTAAAGGATCATTTGTTCTGCCAATCGGTGTTAGGGATCCAATAGCATCCCTAACAGTTTTTTTTACATCTGTTTTAGTTAAGTAATGAATCTTTCCTATTCTAGAGGCTAATACTACTAACCTTTTACGACGCTGCGGAACCCCGTAATTTGATATATCAGCGATATTTTCGCATATATTATATCCCAAACTCTTCAATAAGCGTTTAAAATGAATAAACCGCGAGTATCTGGCGAGTCCAGGTACATTTTCGAGCATTATTACTTTAGGTAGTAATCCTTCCACTAATCGTGCAAATTCATCAATTAGTCGATTCCTCGGATCATCCAGCCTACAGCTTTTATTTTTATTACGCATACGGGAAAAACCTTGACAAGGTGGGCATCCTGCTAACAAGTCAAGTTCACCGCGATTTAGGCCACACTCTACTAACAATCTATCGGCTGTAACTCCACGTATATCCTGATTTAGAACATTTACGCCTTTATGATTTTCGGCATAAGTTTCAGCGGCTAATTGGTCAATTTCCACTGCGGCTAAAACTTTAAAGCCCCATTCCGTTAGGCCTTGAGATAAGCCGCCACAACCAGCAAAAATATCAATTGCGGTTGGGCTAGAAACGCAATCCGTAGTATTAGTAATAAGGATATTCTTTTCCAAATGGAGCTCCCTCCATGCAGAACACATCATGCTGCATTACTCATTAGTTCAGTACTGTATTATGTCAAAACGTTTGTAATTTCTTCTCTTGTCGGCAAAAATCCTGCATTTTAATAGAATTTACAGTCTATTTATTTAAACCAAGAATACCGTTTGGTTTAAATAAACTTCTATTAACATTCAATCTTCTACTTGTTTACTAATTGGGACATCAAAAACAAAAAAGCCTGCGAAGTAAAAACCTCGCAAGCCTTGATTTCTCTGGTGGAGATAAGCGGGATCGAACCGCTGACCTCTTGAATGCCATTCAAGCGCTCTCCCAGCTGAGCTATACCCCCAGAAGTTTGGATCTTGTATTGATGAGCAATCGCTATCAACATAAATTATTATATCTGCTTAGTAACATAATGTCAATATATTCTCGTGATAATTATGCAAGAACTAATCGATCAATGAGTTCGATGAGTTGACCAATTTCAGGTTTTGAAATTTGGCCATTGGCGCCAATCGCATCACCTTTGCGACGCATTTCTTCATTGATAAGTGATGAGAAAATCACTACAGGCATTTTTGTCAGTTTTTGATCTTCACGAATTTTCTTAAGCAAATGATGTCCATCCATTTGCGGCATCTCGATATCGGTGATGATGATTTGAATCTTCTCTTCAACCGGGGTATCACTCTGGGCCATAGCCGATAATGCTTCCCAGGCTTCTTTGCCATTATGATGGGCAGTAATATTTTTATAGCCAGCTTCATGCAGTGTATCTACAAGCAATTCACGCAGCATTGGAGAATCTTCAGCTAAAAGAATGGATTTCTTACTGCGTTTCTCTTTAATATCCTGTGATTTTTCTGGAACAGTGGTCAATTTCATATTCATATCAGGATTGATGTCAGCAATAATCTTTTCAAAATCAAGTAGTAAAACCATTTTATTCACCATTTTAATGATTCCGACAACCATAGAAGAATTGCCAATAATCGGTGGTGGCTCCATCTCTGTCCAGGAAACACGATGAATACGTGAAACACCATCCACCAAGAACCCAACATGGTAGTTATTCAACTCACTAACAATAATATTCTTAGAAGTTGTTTCTTCTTTTTCACCTAAGCAACGAGCTAGGTTAACAAGCGGCATGACTCGCCCCCGGAGTGTAAACATTCCGTCAACATAAGGATGTGATTGTGGCATTTTAGTTACTTCAACAACATTGATTACTTCTCTAACTTTAGCCACATTTATACCATAGTTCACCAAGCCAACATTGAATTCAACAATCTCAAATTCGTTTGTACCAGTCTCTAGGAGAATGCCTTTTTTGTCTAGAGTGTTTTCGTTCATAATAAACTCCCCCGGCTGCCATATATTCATTATCTTTAGATAAATATTTCTTTCGTCAGCCTTATGTCAGAATCCTGCGCGAAAATTGTTAAATTATAGAGAAAAAACTCACTTTTTTATAATTCAGTGAGTTTTTCCTTAAGATATGTCCAGCCTTCCTTTTGTTCAACGGCATCTGCTTTAATCAATCTTCCCAGCGCCCGTTTAAACGCAGCCTTGCTGATATTGAATTTTTCTTTAATGACTTCAGGAGAAGTCTCATCACTATAGGGCATTTTACCGCCCCGCGCTTTCAGCAGCTCCATGATTTTATCGGCATCTACATCCATAGCCTCTTCTTTTAATGGACGCATCGAGACATTAATCCGGCCATCCTCACGGATAAACGTGACCCGTGCAGTAATCTCTTCACCGACTTTGGGACGTTCCTTCATTTCCTGGTGGTGCAGGAAGGCAATATAGCGCTCATTCGTAAATAAGAAAGCACCTTGATCAGTAAAATTATAAATTGCCCCAGTTACCAGGTCACCAACTTTCACATCAGTTGCAGGTTTTGATGCTCGCCGCATTTCATCCTCAACTTCCATGGTTACCGCCAAGCGTCCCGATTTATCGGTATAAAGCTTTGCCCAAACCTTTTCACCTGTTTTAACCGCACCTCGCATACCGGCAAAAGGCATAAAAATCCCCCGTTCAGCGCCGACATCAACAAAGGCACCGTCTTTGGAGGTATTAATAATTTTTACCCTTGCAATTTGGCCCTCACGCATTTGAGGAACACGCATGCTGGCCGTCAAGCGGCCCTTAGGATCGAGATAAAGAAATACTTTAACCTCATCACCCACTGCGACATCATGAGCTTGCTGGACTTTGTGAAGCAGAATATCGTCAGAAGTGTTACCAGTACCAGCATCTAGAAATGCTCCCAGTTCGCTAATCCGTACTACCTTTAAGGTTGCCACATTATTAGGCTTTAGTTTATCATGATTGCTCATAACTTTACTCCTATTTATCGTATGTATAAGACTGTGCGTCTCCCCACAACCGTTCAAGATTATAAAAATGCCGATCTTCTTCAACAAAAACGTGGGCAATACAACTGCCATAATCAAGAAGAATCCAACGGCCTTCACGGTATCCTTCTTTATGCAGCATCTTGATTCCTTGTTCCAGCAGCTTTTCCTCTATATTATCAGCAATCGCTTTTACCTGAGTAGTGGAGTTTGCACTACAAATAATAAAGTAGTCTGTCACTAATGATACAGTATCCATATCAAGGATTACGATATCCTGGGCTTTTTTATCACTGGCAGCCGCAGCCACCATATCGGCTAGTTGATTAAGTTGAGTCATTATTTCCTCCTGCAAAGTTAATTGTGCCTATTTAATTATTTTCATTCCAAATGTATTCTATTCTTCTTTTTTGTCGAGTTTCCTGCAAAATTTTGATCCTTGCCCTATTCTAGACAAAAAATCCCTACAGCATCAATACTGTAGGGATTAAAAGACTAATTAATATGGGTATCATTATTCGAATATATGCCTGTAGTCTTAGCAGCACCTGTTGTAAACATACGTTCAACGAGCTGCTTAGTCTGCTCTTGATCTGGTATCCAATAGCTTAAGCCATCAACAGTCGCAAACTGCCCAGGCAGCATCTCTGTATGCAAAGCTCCATTTTTGAAGCCTTTTAGATTATTGGCCAATTTAATCGTATCCATCATTGACATATTGGTAGCTACATATTGACTAATGGTACTAGCTAAGGCAGGAAGCTTGACTATTGTCCCAACTTGAAGGGCCTCATCACTTAAGGCTTTCAGGAAGCGCTGTTGGCGCTGTACCCGCCCGATATCACCAAGCTCATCATGACGAAATCGTACATATTGGCCGGCTTTTTCACCATCTAAATGTTGGTAGCCTTTATTCAGATGAATACGCAAGTCGGCATAAGGATCTTCATAATCCATATTGCTCTCAACATAAAGATCAACGCCACCCAAAATATCGATAACTTTTATAAAAGCTTGCCAATCAATGGTTACATAGTAATTGACCGGTAATTGCAAGAAATTTTCGACAGTACGAACTGCTAATTGCGGCCCACCATAAAAATAGGCATGAGTTATTTTATCAAAGCCTTTTCGTCCGGGAATCGAAACTTGCGTATCACGTGGGATGGATAACAAATTAATTGCACCATTGTCCGGATTGATACTTGCTAACATCATAGTATCCGAACGTT contains:
- a CDS encoding cell envelope-related transcriptional attenuator, translated to MRAGRRRKIRWSRVFLLIVIMIAFVVSLAGAAFYAYNGLFRAPTPTTAKVAAEKPAEKFNKNINILLLGVDDGDTETGATAKRSDTMMLASINPDNGAINLLSIPRDTQVSIPGRKGFDKITHAYFYGGPQLAVRTVENFLQLPVNYYVTIDWQAFIKVIDILGGVDLYVESNMDYEDPYADLRIHLNKGYQHLDGEKAGQYVRFRHDELGDIGRVQRQQRFLKALSDEALQVGTIVKLPALASTISQYVATNMSMMDTIKLANNLKGFKNGALHTEMLPGQFATVDGLSYWIPDQEQTKQLVERMFTTGAAKTTGIYSNNDTHIN
- the yitL gene encoding hypothetical protein; translated protein: MSNHDKLKPNNVATLKVVRISELGAFLDAGTGNTSDDILLHKVQQAHDVAVGDEVKVFLYLDPKGRLTASMRVPQMREGQIARVKIINTSKDGAFVDVGAERGIFMPFAGMRGAVKTGEKVWAKLYTDKSGRLAVTMEVEDEMRRASKPATDVKVGDLVTGAIYNFTDQGAFLFTNERYIAFLHHQEMKERPKVGEEITARVTFIREDGRINVSMRPLKEEAMDVDADKIMELLKARGGKMPYSDETSPEVIKEKFNISKAAFKRALGRLIKADAVEQKEGWTYLKEKLTEL
- the ddeI gene encoding cytosine-specific methyltransferase, which codes for MEKNILITNTTDCVSSPTAIDIFAGCGGLSQGLTEWGFKVLAAVEIDQLAAETYAENHKGVNVLNQDIRGVTADRLLVECGLNRGELDLLAGCPPCQGFSRMRNKNKSCRLDDPRNRLIDEFARLVEGLLPKVIMLENVPGLARYSRFIHFKRLLKSLGYNICENIADISNYGVPQRRKRLVVLASRIGKIHYLTKTDVKKTVRDAIGSLTPIGRTNDPLHKDTERRSERVMRLIKAIPKDGGSRSALSPDMVLKCHTELRGFYDVYGRMKWDDVAPTITGGCINPSKGRFIHPTEDRAITLREAALLQTFPGDYTFSLKRGRYAVAMMIGNALPPAFSRVQAEIIKHHLEMYHYRGGDAVRERI
- a CDS encoding chemotaxis protein CheV; protein product: MNENTLDKKGILLETGTNEFEIVEFNVGLVNYGINVAKVREVINVVEVTKMPQSHPYVDGMFTLRGRVMPLVNLARCLGEKEETTSKNIIVSELNNYHVGFLVDGVSRIHRVSWTEMEPPPIIGNSSMVVGIIKMVNKMVLLLDFEKIIADINPDMNMKLTTVPEKSQDIKEKRSKKSILLAEDSPMLRELLVDTLHEAGYKNITAHHNGKEAWEALSAMAQSDTPVEEKIQIIITDIEMPQMDGHHLLKKIREDQKLTKMPVVIFSSLINEEMRRKGDAIGANGQISKPEIGQLIELIDRLVLA
- the rsfS gene encoding ribosomal silencing factor RsfS, producing the protein MTQLNQLADMVAAAASDKKAQDIVILDMDTVSLVTDYFIICSANSTTQVKAIADNIEEKLLEQGIKMLHKEGYREGRWILLDYGSCIAHVFVEEDRHFYNLERLWGDAQSYTYDK